In the genome of Phycisphaerales bacterium, one region contains:
- a CDS encoding family 10 glycosylhydrolase, which produces MPALLISHCATVRTSPATLALMAALLTLTAGSSVWASDPPEYRAMWVSRFEWPHTNPATAQTRIDTIMQQLAAANFNAVFFQIRGQADVLYPSPDEVWSPLIGGTDPGWDPLAYAIASAHAHGLEFHAYINTHTCWQSGNGTPPANPNHLYYAHCNAADPEHRDWLHHETATNPPQYSESDYVWIAPGVPAAQAYTRAQVLYVVENYAVDGVHYDRIRTPWSNRPSYDPISLARFGDPHTNPAGLAFNAWTADQITRQVRDLYAAVMAVRPEVKVSAAVFSNPLTAPTAQLQESLLWAQTGGLDLLVPMMYFAGGAGSTWDTRLQQWLAGAGGRQVIAGHITSQGVSSLLEQITLTRVRGAHGNAVFSWSSFTGWASYPASVYAQPAPVPAQPWKDNPTSGIIVGYVTDDLGQPVVDTQITRTGSNYTALSSADGFYSFLLVPPGSYTLAAFHPGYAATAASDVLVAAGQVSHVNMDIGPVLPPILAEIDPTPDGAVVNQPYSRQLALVQGLATSWTLLAGPPGATVDAQGFVSGWTPTVADAGQTFHFTVQVTNPVGEDTLTWPVLVTSRPPCDRFGLTGFDEFATGTRVLFNLPRFSGSTSNHLLESPNVAVITGDGGSFSAPHACEVRWQFVDAAPQRWLRLTTFNAPELPNPTVMLDRPIRIRMRLDSGRLRVAVGIRETNTNAELGANGGTSGSIEWVGAAGAVNGAPQGMLIEGQPGVWQTLIFNPSTDPIYGMTGDGTLFSATNRGVLEHIAFSSVDSAGPFTVYLDDIDFLCDLPAYGDFDGDGTVGAADFAWFTLCLGGPHVTVSDPCAAADADADTDVDLADFATFQCVFTGS; this is translated from the coding sequence ATGCCAGCGCTGTTGATCTCTCACTGCGCCACCGTGCGCACATCGCCTGCCACTTTGGCTCTCATGGCTGCCCTACTGACGCTGACAGCCGGCTCCAGCGTGTGGGCGTCCGATCCGCCGGAATATCGGGCCATGTGGGTAAGCCGATTCGAGTGGCCCCACACCAACCCGGCCACCGCGCAGACTCGCATCGATACGATCATGCAGCAGCTCGCGGCCGCGAATTTCAATGCCGTGTTCTTCCAGATACGCGGGCAGGCGGATGTGCTGTACCCCTCCCCCGATGAAGTCTGGTCGCCCCTGATCGGCGGGACTGATCCGGGCTGGGACCCGCTCGCGTACGCCATTGCCTCGGCCCACGCGCATGGGCTTGAGTTTCACGCCTATATCAACACACACACCTGCTGGCAAAGCGGCAATGGGACCCCGCCCGCCAATCCCAACCACCTTTATTACGCCCACTGCAACGCGGCTGATCCGGAGCACCGCGACTGGCTGCACCACGAAACGGCGACCAACCCGCCACAGTACAGCGAGAGCGACTACGTCTGGATCGCCCCGGGGGTACCTGCGGCCCAGGCCTACACACGCGCTCAGGTGTTGTACGTGGTCGAGAACTACGCTGTGGACGGGGTACACTACGATCGTATCCGGACACCGTGGTCGAACCGCCCGTCGTACGACCCCATCAGTCTTGCGCGTTTCGGCGACCCACACACGAATCCCGCCGGGCTTGCTTTCAACGCCTGGACCGCCGACCAAATTACGCGACAGGTACGCGACCTGTACGCGGCGGTGATGGCCGTCAGACCGGAAGTCAAGGTCAGCGCAGCGGTCTTCAGCAATCCCCTGACCGCCCCAACCGCCCAGTTGCAGGAGTCGCTCTTGTGGGCTCAAACGGGTGGGCTCGATCTGCTCGTTCCGATGATGTACTTCGCCGGGGGCGCGGGATCAACTTGGGACACGCGTCTTCAGCAGTGGCTCGCGGGCGCCGGCGGCCGGCAGGTCATCGCCGGGCACATCACCAGCCAGGGGGTCAGCTCCCTCCTTGAACAAATCACCCTCACTCGGGTGCGCGGCGCACATGGCAACGCGGTCTTCTCCTGGAGCTCGTTCACCGGCTGGGCGTCATACCCCGCTTCGGTCTACGCCCAGCCCGCCCCGGTGCCGGCGCAGCCCTGGAAAGACAATCCCACCAGCGGCATCATCGTCGGGTACGTCACCGATGATCTCGGGCAGCCGGTCGTTGATACGCAGATCACGCGTACCGGATCAAACTACACCGCGCTTTCAAGCGCCGACGGCTTCTACTCGTTCCTGCTCGTCCCGCCGGGCTCGTATACGCTCGCGGCGTTTCACCCTGGCTATGCCGCGACAGCGGCGTCGGATGTGCTGGTCGCAGCCGGGCAGGTCAGCCACGTGAACATGGACATCGGTCCAGTGCTGCCACCGATCCTCGCGGAGATCGACCCCACACCCGACGGCGCGGTCGTCAACCAACCCTACAGCCGGCAGCTCGCGCTCGTTCAGGGACTCGCCACAAGTTGGACACTGTTGGCGGGGCCACCGGGAGCGACGGTCGATGCCCAGGGCTTCGTGAGTGGCTGGACGCCGACCGTGGCAGACGCCGGCCAGACCTTCCACTTCACCGTGCAGGTGACCAATCCGGTCGGCGAGGACACACTCACGTGGCCGGTCCTCGTTACCAGCCGGCCACCCTGCGACCGTTTCGGGCTTACCGGCTTCGACGAGTTCGCCACCGGCACGCGCGTGCTCTTCAACCTGCCACGCTTCAGCGGATCGACGAGCAACCACTTGCTCGAATCACCTAACGTGGCCGTCATTACGGGCGACGGGGGCAGCTTCAGCGCGCCCCACGCCTGCGAGGTCCGTTGGCAATTTGTGGACGCCGCGCCCCAACGCTGGCTGCGGCTCACGACCTTCAACGCGCCCGAACTTCCCAACCCCACGGTCATGCTCGACCGGCCGATCCGTATCCGCATGCGGCTCGACAGCGGCCGACTGCGGGTGGCGGTCGGCATTCGTGAGACGAACACCAACGCGGAACTGGGCGCGAACGGTGGGACCAGCGGCTCGATCGAGTGGGTCGGAGCGGCCGGTGCGGTGAATGGTGCGCCGCAAGGCATGCTGATCGAGGGACAGCCGGGCGTCTGGCAGACGCTGATCTTCAATCCATCGACCGACCCGATATACGGCATGACGGGCGATGGCACACTGTTCTCTGCAACGAACCGCGGGGTGCTCGAGCACATCGCGTTCTCCAGCGTGGACAGCGCCGGACCCTTCACCGTCTACCTCGATGACATCGACTTTCTGTGTGATCTGCCGGCGTATGGTGATTTTGACGGCGACGGGACCGTGGGGGCCGCCGATTTCGCCTGGTTTACACTTTGTCTCGGCGGCCCGCATGTCACCGTGTCGGATCCGTGCGCTGCAGCCGATGCCGATGCCGACACGGATGTCGATCTCGCGGACTTCGCGACTTTCCAGTGCGTCTTCACGGGCTCATAA
- a CDS encoding DUF2237 domain-containing protein: protein MKKRPARNVLGSELQACCTAPLTGFYRNGYCHTGPGDLGVHVVCAEMTAEFLAFSRERGNDLSTPRPEFGFPGLEPGDRWCLCAQRWQEALEGGCPPPVVLTATHMAALEYVNIDDLRTHAVVTEDAD, encoded by the coding sequence ATGAAGAAGCGACCCGCTCGCAATGTGCTTGGCAGTGAATTGCAGGCCTGCTGTACGGCACCTTTGACCGGATTCTATCGCAACGGGTATTGCCATACTGGACCCGGCGACCTCGGTGTGCACGTGGTCTGTGCGGAGATGACGGCCGAGTTCCTCGCCTTTTCCCGTGAACGCGGTAACGACCTTTCCACACCGCGGCCGGAATTCGGCTTCCCGGGTCTCGAACCGGGCGACCGCTGGTGCCTGTGCGCCCAGCGCTGGCAGGAGGCGCTCGAAGGGGGCTGTCCACCGCCCGTGGTTCTCACGGCGACGCACATGGCCGCATTGGAATACGTCAATATCGATGACCTGCGCACGCATGCGGTGGTGACCGAAGACGCGGACTGA
- a CDS encoding amphi-Trp domain-containing protein → MKSQEIELESPMELAQVIQYLEDIATSLKAGRVCVQHGEEQIELAPTPEVTVAVRAKKKSSKESIALKIGWRIPEVEPADDESPSTAVPTPAALCITSGTK, encoded by the coding sequence ATGAAGTCGCAGGAAATCGAACTTGAGAGCCCCATGGAGCTGGCACAGGTCATCCAGTACCTGGAGGATATCGCGACGAGTTTGAAGGCCGGGCGGGTCTGTGTGCAACACGGCGAGGAGCAGATTGAGTTGGCGCCCACGCCCGAGGTGACCGTCGCGGTCCGTGCCAAGAAAAAGTCCTCCAAGGAGTCGATTGCGCTGAAGATCGGCTGGCGTATTCCGGAAGTCGAGCCGGCCGACGACGAGTCACCCTCTACGGCTGTCCCGACACCGGCCGCACTCTGCATTACGTCCGGCACGAAATAG
- a CDS encoding CHASE domain-containing protein, which translates to MRTPKHSGGREGALRRWGIPIVLVAVAVGGGVLVEQRVTQLDEDRRAVLLYQAEALARTINPEFARALTFGPDDLTNPVYERFCEQMASYRALLGYRGIWTLAERDGELVFGPESYPRDDPHASAPGTIYQQPSREVRAIFRTGCGFTEGPFADEYGDFVSAIASVRDPDCGKILLAVGIDVEAAGWAAVLWRERLGGLVCVFALLAILAMGGLVLRWREALVVDQRRWLRYTEAYLTVILGLGLTVLAAANSHRAEKRARGAQFVQLADTHNERVLDTFFKLREFQLDSVVRFIENSESVEFDEFRSFCARLARHHGLRAIAYAERVAVEDRSTFEAWARTAGRSNYRIWQHDGDGRQKPAQGRAVLYPVWLVEPAGSNDAVLGFDLGSESLRRTALEAALRTGLVTATDPVKFVHEPDDGFGSLIFQPVFHQGDRAGDITGFAVVALRLGALLQALPSANAPEDSPVIIDLYQLWPDGSQRLLGTTRGQPSHESAWTDEAALPRARARFTVGQPLFAFGKTYAVVVTPGPAFLAAQPARAASLTAGVGLLLTGVFAAFAVFLIRRRTDLETEVRVRTTELWDSEARFRTLIEGSADAHLLLRNERFVQCNDAAVRMLHLKSAEQLLHCHPAELSPPQQPDGRCSREKSEEIIAAALRGGCQRFEWVHRRADGEDFFVEVLLTAIADREGALLHAVCREITERKQAEAALRASEVRLRAIGDNLPDGAVYQLEWECAGQVRFVHASEGLARLLECSLDDILDGRVLISTRLIPEDRERYLALSADAIRTLSQFDGEFRLLRKDGCVRWIHCRSQPERLPDGRVVAAGVAMDVTARKASQEAVAEKEHWIRSLVTNMQDLVFVLDRELAFKEYFQPPSDLLCMEPASFVGRTVDQVALPEPARERIKAALTAVLRSGEVSEAEYYLDLPAGRTWFELRASGLRDVHGIVQDVICVARNITARKCAEDKLLAANRDLAEATAHAGAMATAAEQASRAKSEFLANMSHEIRTPMTAILGFAEAAIESCPHEQRDLRANLETILRNGGHLLGLLNDILDLSKIEAGRLKVEQIACAPLQIIAEVASMMRARSVAKGVELDIAFDGPIPASIQSDPIRLRQVLINVLGNAVKFTEQGTVRMVIRLTDQHSAGTALEFDIIDTGLGMTAEAVAHIFQPFSQADASMTRRFGGTGLGLTISRRLAQALGGDVLLLSTSVGRGSHFRVRVATGLLEGVPLLTAPSEALQTSFSAPSETITADGPLVARVLLAEDGPDNQRLIRYLLHKAGAEVTVVENGELAVEAALCARQDGRPFDVILMDMQMPVLDGYTATTQLRSRGYSGTIIALTAHAMAGDREKCLAAGCDDYATKPIQRAALLKLLRRYTGAVLMSP; encoded by the coding sequence ATGCGCACCCCAAAGCATTCCGGTGGTCGGGAGGGTGCACTCAGACGCTGGGGCATCCCCATTGTCCTTGTTGCGGTGGCGGTGGGTGGCGGGGTACTGGTCGAACAGCGTGTGACGCAATTGGACGAAGATCGGCGGGCGGTGCTTCTGTACCAGGCCGAGGCGCTCGCACGTACGATCAATCCGGAGTTCGCGCGCGCGCTTACGTTCGGGCCGGATGATCTCACGAACCCTGTCTATGAACGTTTCTGTGAGCAGATGGCGAGTTACCGGGCCTTGTTGGGCTACCGGGGCATCTGGACACTGGCGGAACGCGATGGTGAGCTGGTATTCGGGCCGGAATCCTATCCGCGGGACGATCCGCATGCGTCCGCGCCGGGTACAATCTATCAACAACCATCGCGGGAAGTTCGCGCGATCTTTCGAACGGGTTGCGGATTTACGGAAGGGCCTTTCGCGGACGAATACGGCGACTTCGTGTCGGCCATTGCGTCCGTGCGGGATCCAGACTGTGGCAAGATCCTCCTCGCCGTCGGCATTGATGTGGAGGCGGCCGGCTGGGCGGCGGTTCTCTGGCGCGAACGCCTGGGTGGGCTTGTGTGCGTCTTCGCGCTGCTTGCGATCCTGGCCATGGGGGGCTTGGTGTTACGCTGGCGTGAAGCGCTGGTCGTGGATCAGCGACGGTGGCTGCGCTATACCGAGGCGTACCTCACCGTCATCCTCGGGTTAGGACTGACTGTGCTGGCTGCGGCGAATTCCCACCGAGCTGAAAAACGCGCGCGCGGGGCCCAGTTCGTGCAACTGGCGGATACGCACAACGAACGGGTTCTGGATACCTTTTTTAAGCTGCGTGAGTTTCAACTGGACAGCGTCGTACGGTTCATTGAAAACTCAGAATCCGTCGAGTTCGATGAGTTTCGCTCGTTCTGCGCACGTCTCGCGCGGCACCATGGGTTGCGTGCCATCGCCTATGCAGAAAGGGTAGCGGTTGAGGATCGGTCCACGTTCGAAGCTTGGGCGCGGACGGCAGGGCGGTCGAACTACAGAATCTGGCAGCATGATGGCGACGGGCGGCAAAAACCGGCCCAGGGGCGCGCGGTGCTTTACCCGGTCTGGCTGGTGGAGCCGGCCGGCAGCAACGATGCGGTGCTGGGTTTCGACCTTGGTTCTGAGTCGCTGCGCCGCACGGCGCTGGAGGCAGCGCTCCGCACCGGGCTTGTGACGGCAACGGACCCGGTGAAATTTGTACACGAACCCGATGACGGGTTTGGCTCCCTGATCTTCCAGCCCGTATTCCATCAAGGGGATCGGGCTGGCGACATCACGGGTTTTGCGGTGGTGGCACTGCGCCTGGGCGCGCTCTTGCAAGCTCTGCCATCTGCCAATGCGCCGGAAGACTCACCGGTGATCATCGACCTGTATCAACTCTGGCCGGACGGTTCCCAGCGCCTGCTTGGAACTACCCGCGGACAGCCGTCCCATGAGAGTGCGTGGACTGATGAAGCGGCCTTACCCAGGGCCCGTGCGCGGTTTACGGTGGGGCAACCGCTATTCGCTTTTGGAAAGACCTACGCGGTAGTTGTCACGCCAGGTCCGGCCTTTCTCGCCGCGCAACCGGCGCGGGCCGCCTCTTTGACAGCCGGTGTCGGTTTGTTGTTAACCGGTGTTTTTGCGGCTTTCGCAGTGTTCCTGATCCGTCGGCGCACGGATCTCGAGACCGAAGTGCGGGTGCGCACCACCGAGTTGTGGGATAGCGAAGCGCGTTTCCGGACACTGATCGAGGGCTCCGCGGATGCGCATTTGCTGCTGCGCAACGAGCGCTTTGTGCAGTGCAACGATGCGGCCGTACGCATGCTGCACTTGAAATCGGCAGAGCAATTGCTGCACTGTCATCCGGCGGAACTCTCGCCGCCGCAACAGCCGGACGGGCGTTGCTCCCGTGAAAAATCGGAGGAAATCATCGCGGCGGCCCTGCGTGGTGGTTGTCAGCGCTTCGAGTGGGTGCACCGCCGCGCCGACGGTGAGGACTTCTTCGTCGAGGTGTTGCTGACAGCGATTGCAGACCGCGAGGGAGCCCTCTTGCACGCCGTATGTCGGGAAATCACGGAACGTAAGCAGGCCGAAGCAGCGCTGCGAGCGAGCGAGGTACGACTGCGCGCCATCGGCGACAACCTGCCCGACGGTGCGGTTTACCAGCTCGAATGGGAGTGCGCCGGACAGGTACGTTTTGTGCACGCGAGCGAGGGGCTGGCGCGCCTGCTGGAGTGCTCGCTCGATGACATCCTGGATGGGCGTGTGCTCATCAGTACGCGGCTCATTCCGGAAGATCGTGAACGCTACCTGGCACTTTCCGCGGATGCGATCCGTACGCTCAGCCAGTTCGACGGCGAATTTCGCCTGCTTCGCAAGGATGGCTGTGTGCGCTGGATTCATTGCCGTTCCCAGCCGGAGCGTCTGCCGGACGGCCGAGTTGTGGCCGCCGGAGTGGCCATGGATGTGACGGCCCGCAAGGCCTCGCAGGAGGCGGTGGCCGAGAAGGAGCACTGGATACGCTCACTTGTCACCAACATGCAGGATCTCGTGTTCGTCCTCGATCGTGAGCTCGCCTTCAAAGAGTACTTCCAGCCGCCGTCGGATCTCCTCTGTATGGAACCCGCGAGTTTTGTGGGGCGCACTGTCGATCAGGTGGCGCTCCCTGAACCGGCCCGAGAGCGGATCAAGGCCGCGTTGACGGCGGTGCTGCGGTCCGGTGAAGTGAGCGAGGCGGAGTACTATCTCGACTTGCCAGCCGGGCGGACGTGGTTCGAACTGCGGGCGTCGGGCCTGCGGGACGTGCACGGCATCGTCCAGGACGTCATTTGCGTGGCACGCAACATCACCGCGCGCAAATGCGCGGAGGACAAGCTGCTCGCGGCGAACCGTGACCTGGCGGAGGCGACTGCCCATGCAGGTGCGATGGCCACCGCGGCCGAACAGGCCAGCCGGGCCAAGAGCGAATTCCTGGCAAACATGAGCCACGAAATCCGCACACCCATGACCGCGATCCTCGGATTCGCGGAGGCCGCGATCGAAAGTTGCCCCCACGAGCAGCGGGATCTCCGCGCCAACCTCGAGACGATCTTACGGAACGGGGGCCATCTGCTCGGTCTGCTCAACGACATCCTCGACCTCTCCAAGATCGAGGCCGGACGGCTCAAGGTTGAGCAGATTGCCTGCGCCCCGCTTCAGATCATCGCCGAAGTCGCTTCAATGATGCGGGCGCGCAGCGTCGCGAAAGGTGTGGAACTGGACATCGCCTTTGACGGTCCGATCCCCGCTTCCATCCAAAGTGATCCGATCCGTCTGCGTCAAGTGCTGATCAACGTGCTCGGCAATGCGGTGAAGTTCACGGAGCAGGGCACGGTGCGCATGGTCATCCGCCTCACTGACCAACATTCCGCGGGTACGGCGCTCGAATTCGATATCATCGACACTGGGCTGGGTATGACAGCCGAGGCGGTCGCGCACATCTTCCAGCCGTTCTCGCAGGCCGACGCCTCGATGACACGGCGATTCGGCGGTACAGGACTGGGTCTGACGATCAGTCGGCGACTGGCCCAGGCCCTCGGGGGTGATGTGCTGCTGCTTTCGACCTCGGTGGGTCGCGGCAGTCATTTCCGGGTGCGCGTCGCAACCGGTTTACTCGAGGGTGTGCCGCTGCTCACGGCGCCATCGGAAGCGCTCCAGACGAGCTTCTCTGCCCCCTCGGAAACCATAACGGCGGACGGGCCGCTCGTCGCTCGGGTGCTGCTCGCCGAGGACGGCCCTGACAATCAGCGTCTCATCCGCTACCTGCTTCACAAGGCCGGCGCCGAAGTGACAGTGGTTGAGAATGGGGAGCTTGCGGTCGAGGCGGCACTTTGCGCCCGACAGGACGGCCGGCCCTTCGACGTGATCCTGATGGACATGCAGATGCCGGTGTTGGATGGCTACACCGCCACCACCCAACTCCGAAGCCGGGGCTACTCCGGCACGATCATCGCGCTCACGGCTCACGCCATGGCAGGAGATCGCGAGAAATGCCTGGCAGCCGGCTGTGATGATTATGCGACCAAACCCATCCAGCGCGCGGCCCTGCTCAAGTTGTTGCGCCGCTACACCGGCGCGGTACTTATGAGCCCGTGA